Part of the Cohnella candidum genome, GGCCGCGTATTTGATGAAAGTCGACAATACGAGGCTGGAATCCGATTTTTCCTCCACGCGGCGTTCTTCGATATCGACGTCATGGTCCACGTCACGGTAGCTCATGGGAAAGCCTCCCTTCAAGGATGTCGGCCAAGGCGCGGTGCCTAGTGCCTACTTACCACGTTTTACCCGAACGGCCGATTGCATGAAACGCCGGAGAAAATAAACCCGGGAAGCCTGTTTCGTTCCCGGAAGTTTCGGGTTATAACTTCATTAGAGCCTTTATTTCTCCAATACCGTTTTGACGACCCGAAAGGAGCTTTGAGATGCTGCCGAACAAATTTACGCTCCGGACCGAAAATCGGGAAGGACGCACGATCGTTTATGTCGGGGGTGAACTCGATCTTGAGGTAGCCTCCCAAATGAGGGCGGCGATGGAACCTCTGATGGAGCTTTCCGACCGCCGGCTCACCTTGAATTTGCGCGACCTCAAATATATTGACAGCACCGGCATCGGGATTTTGATTTCCGTCCTGAAGGCCCGGCATTCCCGTAACGCGCCGTTTGACGTGGAGCATGTTCCAGGACATATCCGCAAGCTGTTCGATATGACCGGGATCACTCCGTTCCTGGCTGCCGCCGAATAAACCAAAATCGGAAAGGAATGTGAGGAACCCCACATGGCCAAAGACAGACAAGTGACGTTGTCGGTTCCCGCCCAAGCGGAATTCGTCGATTTGATCCGTTTGACGCTGTACGGAATCGCAAGCAAAATGAAATTCTCTTTCGAAGAGATTGAAGATATGAAGGTCGCCGTGTCCGAGGCCGTCAACAACGCCGTTTTGCATGCCTACGGCGGAGAAGACGGGGTCATCGACGTGACCTTTGCCGTCACCTAGGAGGAGCTGGCGATCAACGTGCGAGACCACGGTGTGAGCTTCACTCCCGCGGATAACCAAGAATCGGCGTCCCTTCATGGCAAGTCGATTGACGAAATCCAGTCGGGCGGATTGGGACTGTATTTAATGCAAGCATTGATGGACCACGTCGAAGTGAAGCAAGTCGGCGGGACATCGGTGACTCTGGTCAAGAAACGCGCGCGCTCGGAAGAGACGGCGTGACGATGTCCTTACCACCCGCGCGTTTGCCCGACGACGCGATTTCCATGCTGATCGAATATCAAAGGACGATGTCCAACGAATTGGCGGAAGAGCTGATCAGGCACTATGAACCGATGGTCCGGATGGCCGCGAACAAGATGTCGCGCAACCGGCCCGATCTGTTCGACGATCTTTATCAAGTAGGCCAAATGTCGTTGTTCCGTCTGCTGAAGCAGTTCGATCCCGAAATGGGAATGCCGTTCGAACCTTATGCGATGAAAAGCATCATCGGACACATGAAGAACTACTTGCGGGACAAGTCCTGGTACGTGCAGGTGCCCCGCAGAATCAAGGAAAAAGGCTTGGTCGTACAACAAGCGATCGACGAATTGACCGTTTCCCTCGAACGATCCCCGAACGTGGAAGAAATCGCCGCGCACCTGGGGCTGGAGCTGGAGGAAACCCTCGAAATTCTGGCCGGGCGCGACTTGTACCATTACGTCTCCCTTGATACTCCGATCTCGGACGAGGAGAACACGGCGGTGCTCGGCGAGCTGATCGGCTCCCCTACGGACGATTACGCAGCGCTCGAAAGGAAGCTGGACCTGCAGGAAGCCATGTCGGAGCTGAAAGCGGAAGAGAGGGAAGTGCTTCTGCTCGTCTTCGAAGGCGGATTGTCGCAGCGAACGATCGCCGAACGGCTCGGCGTTTCCCAGATGAGCGTCTCCCGGATCCAGAAACGGGCGATCGACAAGCTGAAACAGCTGCTCACCGAGAAAGACGGGGAATACGACGCCTTATAACCTGCCATCATCCGTAACCTCCGCTTTCGCGCGGAGGTTTTTTCTGAATTTTCCGGCGAGATTAAGGAAACTCTCATCCGCGCCGGATCCCGCTTTCGTTTCATCGTCCGCTCCAAGGTGTAATAGTCTGTACGGCAATACACCCTAGCCAAAGGAGTTGGACACGATGACGGTGAAATATCGAATCCGTTGCGCAGAGAGCGATATTTTTGTCCTCGAGAAGGAAAGCGGGTTTCACCTCACCATCGGCGCCCGGGTGAATCCGCTCAGCTTCGGAAACAAGCTTGCCGAATTCGAATCTCTCGGACAAGCCGTGGACGCGGCCGAGCACTTTTGCAAGCTGTATGCGCTTTCCAAAGAGTACGGCTATCATTTGCAAAACTCGGATCTCCGCAAGGAAGGGAAAAATCCGATCCCCGTGCCGAAGCTGCTCGGCCTCAAGCTGTCGCAAGATGAGATCAAGACGTACCTGGAACAAGACGAGCTGCTGTTCGGCGCGCATGGTTAAAAAAACGAAATTAAACCCTACAAAAAACCTCCGATCCTCGGATCGGAGGTTTCGTTTGTCAACGCGCGTGCCGCTTTCAGTGCTGGATCGGGTCCGAGACGAGGCCTTCCTGCCGGAGCTCTTGTCCGGTTTTCACGCGCTGCATGTCTTGGCCGAGCCGTTTCGCGTCCTCGAAATCCTGCACCATGGAGCCGTTAGCGGCACTTGCGACCGAACGCGTCGTCTGGGGAATCGGTTTGCGGTCGGAGTCTCGGTCCGGAGAGTAGGAACGGGCGTGGATCGCTTCGATTCGCGACCGGAGGGCGATCAGCCGCCGCTTCGCGGATTCGCGGACGTGTTCGGGAACTTCCGAGTCCGATACTCCGTCGAAGAAGGAAGTTTCGCCGTCCAGCCGCAAGGTGCCGTCCTGTTCCTCGAAAGGAACCTGGAAAACGTACGTCGTTCCGCCGCCGAATTCCAGCTCGGTGCGGTACGTGGAGTAATGCACCGCGGAATCCCGCACGAATCCCGCTTGGGACAGGGCCTCCTTGAAGGCGGCGGCGGGGGCGCTCAAGGTCAGGTTCGTATTCGGCATCATTTGCATCTGTCATTCTCCCTTCTTCGTTTCCAGCAAGAGGGGCCAGCCGCCGGCCTTTGCAGGTCGGGGTGGCCCATCTGTGAGAGATTACGGCGAACGGTCAGTTCACGTTTTTCTGCTGGTCGGCGTTTTGGCTTTTCCAGGTTTGCACTTCTTC contains:
- a CDS encoding STAS domain-containing protein, producing MLPNKFTLRTENREGRTIVYVGGELDLEVASQMRAAMEPLMELSDRRLTLNLRDLKYIDSTGIGILISVLKARHSRNAPFDVEHVPGHIRKLFDMTGITPFLAAAE
- a CDS encoding sigma-70 family RNA polymerase sigma factor, with protein sequence MTMSLPPARLPDDAISMLIEYQRTMSNELAEELIRHYEPMVRMAANKMSRNRPDLFDDLYQVGQMSLFRLLKQFDPEMGMPFEPYAMKSIIGHMKNYLRDKSWYVQVPRRIKEKGLVVQQAIDELTVSLERSPNVEEIAAHLGLELEETLEILAGRDLYHYVSLDTPISDEENTAVLGELIGSPTDDYAALERKLDLQEAMSELKAEEREVLLLVFEGGLSQRTIAERLGVSQMSVSRIQKRAIDKLKQLLTEKDGEYDAL